GCAGTACAACAGTGAGTTTAAGATACATGTACAATGTACACTTTTTCAGAAAGTTTTAATTTAGAAAagaaattgtaaacatttagttTCTATATCTTCTCCCATGGGATTTGTATCTGTCTTTTCCTCAGTTCACACAGTTCCTACCTCTCAGAATCAGTATGAGGTTCCCTGTACTCTCAGGTTACATTTGGTTTAATGAGGATAACAGCAGAGTCAAGAAGCTGATGGCAGTGCATACACAGCAGAGGGAGGTGGTTACTATTTTTCCTCTTCCCGTCTGCCAGCTCAGCACTTCCTGTCATTTAAGGATAATTCTGCTGGGACAGTGGTCATATTtatttgtgacattttttttcAGCGATAGACAGACTTTTTTGTGAAGACCTTTCAAACTTAAGTGCGTGCGACATCAAGATCCTGTTTCGAGTAAAGAAGTGTGCTACTTATGttatgttacatttttttgGACACCTTTTGGAATGCAACAAACTAGAAGCATCTGCCTGCATACTTGCATAGAGCTTCAGGCTTTATACTAAAAATGGAGGTCAAGTAGGTGGTGAGAATGCTCTTTACTTTTGGCAGTGTTTCAGACATTGACAAAGTGTACTCTATAAAATAGACTGTACGTCTAAGGACACCCTTTCATTTCTCTCCGGGAGGATCTTTAATGGAAGATGATTGGATAGTTTTCCAGAACACCATTTAATTTCAAACAATGCCAACACTGTTTCCGTGGTGATGGTGAACCACTGCCCCCCTTTCTGTATAGCTAATGAAGCCATGTGATTAATTAGTATCCCATATTTCTCCACTGTCTCTTCATTGAAGCCCCCTGTGTCTCTATTACTCCGTTTGGATAGGAGAACCTGATCTGTTGCTCAGAAGGAGATATAAATACAGTACGAATGCACACACCAACATAAGCATATACACTGTGAACGTGCATGTCAGAATATAATCAGTGTCAGCTATTGAGCTGTATAcagaaattatataaaaaaaatgaaggacatcttatcattttaaagaacaaTTGTCAATAGTTTGATTGAGatgcaaaataaatgtatttaaaaaaatttgaaaacaatttaaaatcaaGTGTATCCAATGTTTGACTGGTTTGTGTGTATCCAGGGGCGTTGGAGTAGTaaaccagtactgattaccagGGCCCCAAAGAAAAATAGGGCCCTTGATATGTCTGGAATATATTATGGGGGTGGGGCATGGGAGCCCATCAGGACTGCCTATGCATAGGGCCCGAGATCTTGTGCAACGCCCCTGTGTGTATCTACATGAAGGCTTTGTTTATACTGTAACATTCCTGAATGACATTAACAGAGATTGTGCTTGATTTATTCTAACCATGCAAAAAGGCAGATTATAAAGGGGAGGGGTTTAAAGCTTTTTcctgcattctgacttattaataCAGTTAAATAGTTGGATTCCTCATtcctggcgcaatatggctgccgtcgcatcattaGTGGATGCTGCAAATTGGTGATGGTTGAGGAGAATCCTcctttcatatgtaaagtgCTTTAAGTGCTGCAGAAATGGCTATATAAATGTTACTTAAATTATTATTACCGTATTTTAAAAGTCTTTTTGaataggaaaaaacatataAGTTGCACTGGACTataagcaatgtttgtggtaaccgtggtataagcggaataattgactccggttctttgaattatttgaaaataatgcacacctgcttcgcgtcgtgcattaccaccttggtgtgcattattttcttataattcaatggcccgtcgtcaattattccttacgtataagtcgcacctgaagttccaggacccgccaaactatgaaaaagtgtgaattatagtccggaaaatacagtattattaataatattattattaaggGCAAGTGTCAATAAAGCAGACGTGTGaaagagtatttctgtgctgaaTGCACTTGGCCAGGGTTCAAACTagtttctgaaagttttttcaaacatgaaagTTTCATACGTAACAATCTTGCTCTATTTCTATTATTAGCAATTTCtgtgcaggaagtacagtggaagtccttatatgggcactttaaatcAACGTCACCAGagaagtgtgttgttgtttgtgaagAAAATTTAAGATTGTTCAGCTTCCCAATGaacccagcattatggaaacaatggatatagttggTTGTCAGGGTAGCAGTGGAGTTgtgagtgtttgtttgtttaaactgAATTTCATTGAAATGGGGcggtcccaaccgggtcatgagttgcaggcggaaagtaaaactgcatcaaatatCTGTGTTCTGTGGGCAATTGGCACGTAAGTGCATGTAATGTAAACGACACGAACATGTAGAGAATCACTAGTTACCCAGAgatatgttttgtgtgtgttgcttgcttgtGACTCGCTCCGCCCGCGGTACGCCTTGAGGGGGTCGCGTTTCTTCGGAATGAATCGGTAAAGCTTTTAAAAATCTGataaaattaaaaactttttgGATGTATGAGacatgtaatactactctataggtactcatgattaacatgagataagcagaaacagcgtgtgttatgtgagctttaaccACAAATCATGCAAATTTTTAAATTGGCTTTCACTTTTGAGAAATCCCTGGCCGCACTAACAGAGCAACTTTTCCATAACAACACACATGTGCTTTTTGCCCACAGCTCTATACTTTAATCTTGCACTTTCTGTCTACTGCTTCTGTTTATGTCTGATCTTTTCCCTTCTCCAGGTAGGACAGGTGTGCTGGATGACATCCTGCCTGAATTTGATTTGGAGATTATGCCAGGTACGCCTGCCATACCACTGCTGTCCTTTCTCTATCTGCTGTCCTTTTTTTTTCGGGGGGATTTCACATGGGTCCCCTAACTCATCTGCTTCATCCTCTGCTCCAATCTAACACAAATCTAAAGTATTCCCTTATAAAATCTACAAAATTATAATACTGTTTTTAAGACATTATTCATACACAACAGAGCTTGCTCGAAATGTGAACACACATTTGTAATGATCAGTAAATAATAAACCCATTCAATTTTCCATAAGCACTTAAAGACgtggaaatataaaaaaaattgtgaattaCAAATGTGTCTATTATCTACTCAGGAAATTTGCAGTGTATGCCGTAGGAATTTTAAAACCACACCCGAGGAAGTTTACCATTAGGACTGTAGAGAGTCTAGATAAGAAGATTTGAATCATACGCACATTCCCTTGCGGTTGGTCACGATCAGAGGCTACatcctgtgggcaaaaatgaTTTCAGGACATCATTTCCTTTAGGATCTGCTTTTCATTGTTGCTAGGAAAGCCAAGCTTCCTGATGCGTTTTATGTGTCATTTATCATGCTTACGTAGATCACATCCTTGCTTGTTACGTTACGTCCTCATGGGAGTCACAACATTCATGTCTGGATAGATGTGATGTATTATTTTACCAGAAAGTGTTTTTACACGGACCTGTCTTTTTTGTTTCTCTTTTAGAATGGGTGTTTGTTGGAGTTGTTGTCATCGGTAGCATCCTTTTTCTATTGCTGGTTGGGATCTGCTGGTGTCAGTGTTGCCCTCATTCCTGTTGTTGTTATGTACGATGCTGCTGCTGTCCTGATACATGTTGTTGTCCAAAACACTGTAAGTATACATGTTTACACAAATAgataaaaaacatacataacAAATGAAATGTCTGTATTATATAAAGAGTTTCGCCTATACAATGATTGGATTAATACTAGAGCAGTTTTCCTCaagacacacacatacgcacctTGATCAAAATAGTATCACCTACGACCTGACGAACTTAAtcgtttttgtcttttttagtATATGAAGCAGGGAAGATGGCAAAGAGCACTCCAGCTCCTCAGATCGCCATGTATCAACCTTATTACGTTCCTGGTGTTCCTGTGGTTTCTTCAGTAGCACCGTCTCTCATTGACCCAAAGTTAACTGTTGTGCCGTCTTCAGTAGACAACAATATAACTGGAGGTGAGTGACAATAATagctattttaacatttgacCATGTTTCTGTTCTTTTAGGTGGCAACATATAATATGAAATGCTAAATATTTTTATGCCTTATTTTTTGAGAAAGCATATCTGCATTTCAGGAGATCAAtagcaaaaccctctaagttcGTCTGAAaagttttcttgtaaatgagcatttttgccagtctcttatgtttaggttcagtaatatcactttaaagggacacttttttaaaatattctcATGTTCTagctcccatagagttaaaGATTTGACTTTCacggttttggaatccattcaactgatctccaggtctggtgcTTAACCACTTAACCACATAACAtggctgcgtaatatcattgcgcctcctgcagccatggtacagcagcaaagtccttgattattacgccagtttgagaatatagttcctagccatatctgcccagaaaatcacaacttttaattttccgtcggtcttagtacacaatgtaactacagaagagtcaagttttaaataggaaaaatattgaactctttggttatttttgagcacgatgctaaatggtctaatcacaTTCAattgattgtgctaagctatgctaaaagtggtaccgccagacccgaagatcagctgaattgattccataactctaaaaaaaatcaaatatttaactctggaaagctggaaaattagaatattttcaaaaaagtggagtgtcccttcattggcaatgcaaaaaaatatatattagtcagtaatttaagtgccttattttcacaaatgtcccTTTCTCACAAATTTTCACTAAACTTCCACTTTAAAAAGTCCAAGACATTTGgtaaatcactaaagatgcaactagaaacattgcaaattatGATGTAAAAATTGGAGAAACAGGGGCGCTGTAATACATGTGACTCCCGCATTTGGGTTGTATCAAAGCCTTTTTAAAGGAAGTCAGGAAGCTGCGCCGCCATGTTTGCATTGTCTCCAGGTCacaagatgttgggtttagggttaggattgggggtaggattaggatgaaaacaacAGTTCTGgttagatgggatacagctaagGCCTAAGatggcgtgcacaccaaagtgtTTACGCTGGCAGTCGGGGGATGGTTATAAATTTTTTCAAATTGAAGCGCCACACTTTTCAAAAACGCCAGCAGCTGTCTGTTTTTGTCTCGTGTAGTgaaagcgttttgtgcagcatttagtggcAAATCTGTTTATCTTCAATGGCACCTGCCATGAAGAGCCGTGTCCACAAAAAGAATTGGATTttaggtgcacgagcaaggcatgtggaccaactccgcctCACTTCTGCAACCGCCCCTGTTTTGCAGCTTTCCGCACatctcctattgaaaaagaactaaacattTGCGGTTGTCGTGTACCATGTGAAATGCCCATTACATTTGTGTCTGCCTgccgttttcagccgcgtttaaacgctttggtgtacacgcTTTGGTGTACACACCCCCTAAATTcagtgaaatgttgggtttagggttagatttgggggcAGGTATCCCCCCtgctagtgttgtagtcaagactaactaaaccgagaccaagtcatgatcaagaccaagacaggccgagaacaagaccaagactttaaagggtcgagaccgagtcgagaccaagaccaagacaggccgagatcaagtcaagaccaagaccattgcaagtcactgcattaaaacacttgataaaatgtggaatatgcaaaTCATAAGGCACTtattgtctctgtgtgtgtgtgtgtgtgtgtgtgtgtgtgcgtgcgcgtgcgCGTGCTTGTGCGTGCGTATcccatcagagaagttgataaaaaatcaaaggcattgccgatatgtgggaatttatctgtgtctataagcaaataaaagtgaacaaacactaaagagctgaaatcaacttaaccatttattctgaactgtctttccatggcttgccatccacttaaagggatacttcaccgatttagcattcagctttgtatctgtagaaacccggcagtattactgaatgaccatgtttccctccctcatttccccctgagaggagaaatatctgcattttggttctgcaaaaaagtcctccgatgatgtaatatgacgctttttgcatcatcggaggactttttagcagaaccaaaatgcagatatctcctctcagggggaaatgatggagggaaacatggtcattcagtaatactgccgggtttctacagatacaaagctgaatgctaaatcggtgaagtatccctttaacacaatgcaggtgtttttagtgataaaattagaaaaactgtcattgggagaaacttaaacaatgcttaaacattccaacatcatatgccaaacctgaataaactgcataaaattaatgataaaaaattaatttgtgatgtccatcagttgtggtcttgaccagtcttgaaataaaattctgaGACCTCTTAGTCTGGGACCGAGACGAGAGTAAAAATTCGGTCGATGCCAAGatgagaccaagacctttaaaaagtggtttTGAGACCGGTCTCAAGAACTACAACACTACCCcctgctgtatcccttctagacacaTCTCTACAGGGAAGGGAGTGTTGATACGCATGAGCAAAGTTTAATTTTGTAAAGTACTACAGATGTTTAAATGGTAACAGAGCCCCTCCCcagaatgtcatttttttaatggctGAAGACttttgataataaacatttaatacatGCCGAGAGCACTtaagttaatatcattatctcatttttgatagAGGTGAAGTTTAGcggtttttgcatctgaactcctctTTGATTCACTTGATtataaacattaatataaaagtATAAGATACTTTTAACTCATATACACTCATATCAAGGTCTACTAACATTCAGCTTTCATCTTCATGTTTATAAGGTCCTTTTTGTTTAGATTATAGTTGGATGGTACATTGAATGGTACCTTATTAGCTCATAAACCTACTGAAATACCATACAGTATATATGAGGTGGTGATGTCTCCTTAGCCtttgttaaagtttttattttaactgtgaTTAAGTAAAGCTCTCCTTGGGATTATGGGTAGTGTAGTTCTTAACTGGACTTATATCTTCGttattaaaagtattgtttGCAGTTGCACATACTTATGCAACTGAATACTGAATACAAGTCTTTATGTTTATGTTATGTGGGTGTCCTaaatttacattatattaaCCTTGAATGATTTGTGAATGGACACAGCTGCAACACACagttcatgtgtgtgtgtccacAGTGCGCAGTGGCTATCGACTCCAAGCCAGTCAGGGTCAGGACGCAATGAAGGTTGTGTACTACATAGAGAGGGACCTGGCACACTTCAACCCTACCAAGGGGGCCAGTCATTcatgtaagcctgtatgcagtCAGCACGTTTTggggtgtttgtgtgtgtgaagaGGATGGCTGAATTTGAATTTTAGTTAGTGGGATGCTATTTATCCATGTGACCAGAAACATCTCATTCATTTAATCAAGATTATGTTCAAGAGATGCCACATTTATTACGGCAAACTTTTGTAAGCCTTTGGGGAAACACACATACTTCCCATGCGAATGAGAGTTTTTACAGGTGTTATAGTCTTCCTTATATCAGGAAAGTTTGTAGTTCCACCACAAACTAAACTTCAGCATATTTAActggtttaaaatattttgtgccCTGAATTACTCTGGCTATTGAGAGTCAGACTGAGTTTGTGTTATTCACGTGGGTTTTATTGTACCAGAATGGCAGAACAGCATGTGTCTATAATGATGTCATTGTTTCAGCAGCTGGCAGCCTATCAGAACTGAGCTCTCTGCATGATGCTGATGTAGACTTCAGGCACACCTATCGGCAAATCCAGAGGAAGGGACTTCCGACAATCAGCGACCACAGCGACGACCCACGCCTCCGAACAGTATCGACCGGACAAGGACTCCGCCCCTCACATTACCAGAGCAATCCTTCTCTGGACGAGCATGACAGCAGGTAAAATTTGAGTGTGctcaaatattaaataaaatattttaacatattattaaCCGAAATGATGAGAGCATATATTTGTGAGCAGTAACATCATGGCTGTTTTTGCAGGTGGAACTGTCGCTCTGAGTACTTGCCTCGCAAAGCCTTTGACTCCAGGGGGCGTACGGGCTCGCTAGATGAGCTGGAAGAGTTCGCTATGTCATATGACCCACATGGACGTCGGAAAGGTGAAGGACCTCAGCGAGACTTTCGAGGACCTCAGCGAGACTTTGAAATGACCCAAAGGTCACGGGACCATCACACGTCGTATCGAAATGGCCCTCGTTGCTCGCGGGACAACGACGACGATGACTGGCATCGCCGAGCCTCACCACCTTCCCCACCTAAAAGGCGTGCCACTGGTGACAGTGAACGTTACACTCTCCGCCAAAGGTCGTATGACGACACCTACCTGAACAGTCTGCTGGAGCGCAAGGCCAGGGGGTACGGAGAACGAGGTGGGAGGGGTGACGATGACAGTGACACGCCCTCAAAAGGCAGTTCCAGGAAGAGCAATGACTGTTACCAAAGCAGGTCACccagcaaccgacccgaggagGATGAGCAGTTACCTCCGTACTCTGAAAGGGAGGCAGAGAGGTTTAAAAATGAACGGTACAGGACAGCTGATCCTGCCATGCGCCCTTTTTCTTACACACGTCCAGCCAACGGGCCATCCCATACATTGCAGGAGCGCAGAGAggaaagggacaaacccaggaAACTGGTGAGTTACCTATAAACGTCTGCCCCGGAGCCATACTCTAAACATTTAAGGGTGGACCAAGGAGTGCAAACTGCATTCAAGCCCTAAAAGATCAGAGATTAAAGACTGAGATGGCACTATTTATCGGATGTACTCTGGTACTACTGTGGTCCTCATGCATTGATGATGCAAATTCAAATCTAGGTTGCAATTCTCAATCCTTTTTCCACAAATTGAAGTGACAAAAAGAAATTGAGAAATTTACCAGACAAATTAGTCAATTaagtatgtttattttaaagctACTTTTATTATGATCAATAGAAATCTCTGTATATTTCTGTATGTGATTGGATATCTACATCCAAGCCTATTTTTTGTACGTCTATGTATGTCTGAGAAGAAACTGATATATTAATTGTATATCTATATtgtataaaatgaaaatgttatttttttacaagaATGTATGTAAATCAAAGTCTGCATTGAATGATCAAATCGGGTGTTAAATTCCTAAGCATGCTTTCTGTGTTAACTTTCGTAAAATGACATACTAACTCTAACATGCTTGCATTACTGCACCAGACTGCCGCACTAATAACACATCAAGGAAACACATCATGCTAATGGATGTCTAATGTGTGGCtcttaatgttttttaacagacCACTCACCTAAGCAGAGACTCTCTAATTGTGTGACATCATCAGACTGTGCTGACATCATACTAttaacatcatcatcatcatcgagATGAAGAGAAATGCACCAGATATCAATCAGGACACATTATGCAGGATCACACAGACAGGAAGAGTCAAGGGGAGGGGCTTACTGAAGGATTATTGAGGATGTATGATCATGTTTTTGTGTTACTATACTGTATCTCCTCTACTTTATTATTAGGTCAAACAAAAGAGGAGTCTACTTTAGACTACCAGTGCACTAGAATTTTGTGAACCACATTTTATGCAgtcaaaaatatgttttcaatTTTGTTTAAACATTCCTTGTTTTTTTTGGATGCCTTAAGTACTGTAATTGGACACCGTTTCTAAtgtcaatatgtttttttatatgtttgtttgcactgtactgtaaatgtatGTGTCAGTGTTTATCAGTTGGTTTTCATGAGAATATGTgccatttgtatttgtattccatggttttaaaaataatgattttgaTACAAACGCTTGTCTGCATATTTTCTCTGTTTATTCATGATAACATTCCTGTGTTCCTTATCACCTATACTGTATCAGTGCAAACTACAAGGCACTTGCTTCAACATACATAAGAACAacaaataagacatttttttagCATTACAGGCCAGACTGAGCAGGAAACTGGACAGGACACAGTAAAGTAAAGGATGCGTCTTGCCAGGATGAGATTACAATACCAGGAAAGGCTATGTTACAAGACCGCACAGGTGTTTAGTGATCAAACAATGTTTCGATGTCAGTGTTGcatttttcttttcatttttctttttattcatATGCGCTCAATTTGTAGTTGATCATTAAAAGTGCACAATTGTTAATAACAATAGTCATGAATTCCTGTGTAGCTCAGTGGAAGGGcgttgcattagcagcacaaaagtccaatcgtttgaacccagggaacaaacatactgataaaaatgtataccttgtattGCATTGTGAGTCAAAAGCATCTACCaaatgaaaaatgtaaatatttaaaaataacaaactaTTGTTATGACAAGTAATAAAGTTTATTAGCTTAACTGTAGGATGTTTAATGTTAATGAGTAATACAGCAAATTGATTCTTATTTTAGTTATTATTAAATGGAAATGTGCAATAGTTTCAACCTCAGATAATACAATTacagtttttaagaaaaactgttttttattttataatgtttaGTCATCATACAACGTTAGGAActataaatgacaaaaaatattttggctgtataaataaaacattatgaCAGGACAGGTGCCCTAAAAGTTTTCAGTTTGAGTACGTTTGAGAGTAGTTTTTGTTCTTGCAGATGTCGCCCCCTCCTGGttgaataaaaatatttttgctacaaaataaataatgctACATTCCTTTCGCCCTGAACCATGAAACTGATTTGCAATAATACATATGCGACAAAAAACCTATTTTATTTGATTCTGAGGAATAAGCAATAtgactgtttttaaaataggtgTGTTTGAATTGATGCACCGTTGGGCTGTGAATCAATCGGCGtgtgacatcagagtaccgcgagaactaTACGAAAGCTGTGCTCTTGATTCGATCTCGCGGTACTTTTGTTTGATACCTTTTGTGCGCGATGcacccatagatatgtatataaaggctagatggctcgtccgcgctgatggccaattgagtggaacgtcggcattttggcggccatcttaggacagggcgctcgctcactcgtagcattgagttttaatgatgcaggtacttttaaatgaccataacttgcttaattttttaccgattttcaaacggattggtttgttataaacgtcaaagatgtacctatgacactgaatacgtatactaaaaataaataaaaaattcatgaaacatgttaaagcatccagaattatagccacgttaataacgtttgtaaaaaaccaaaccgtttgtaaatccgtcaagaattcagcaagttacgagcattttagttggcgtatgtccctcaccttccgtccacagcagcagggagcagcactatggcagcactgacctaagatggccgccaagtgacgacacagctgactccgccttgagccatctagcctttatatacatatctatggatgCACCTGTTTGGGGTTGAGCTTGTTGACGTCATCGCGGTATGGGGGAAGGGAGTTAGATTTCTAAAGAGCAAAGGTGTATTTACACAGACTTTTACGTATAGTTTAGTTAAAAATATCTTTGGACGCACTTGAACTAGATCGTTAACGATGGCATGACTGTGATCGTACGGTGACTTTTTTTTACCGTGTCAGATTTAGGATTTTGTTGCGTTTTGGTGGGAATTCGACGGGAAAAAACTTCCGTGTAAACAAGAAATATGCCGAAGCTCGGTGTTATTGCGATCGTGCTCTTCGTATTTCCTATAGGTAAGTTAAGTTTCCATTTAAAATATCCACCAAGACTTAAACTGAAATCTTGCAGGTTGTTTTGCTATATTTTCTGTACGTTTTTTAGTAACAGGTGCATGAGAGCTCAATACACAGATCACGTGAGCATATATTTATTGACAAATGTATAAACTGTATGTataagtattgtgttgtgtattTTCTCTTATGTTGTGCAAACATTTGAGcaacattttatacaaacaaataatttgTTGTTGAATTAAATTTTGAGGTCATacaaaaatctgaatttttctAGCTCTCAAATGTTTCATTAGTTAGAATTTGTCCTATTACTACAAATATTTCTTATCATCACAAATGATTAGAAAAGCCATTGAACAAATAAAAAGGTGTGGGAACATTGATCCAAACAGTGTATTAACTGCAGTCCCTCCCTTCCTTTTTCAGAGTTGATGTCTATCCAAGTTACAGTTATTGAAACAGAAAGACGCACGACTCTGTTTGCTTCAGTTACTCTGCGCTGTGATTACTCCACCTCTGCGAGTGCACAAGATGTTCTGGTCACATGGCGATACAAGTCCTTCTGTTtggatccagtgctggaatattacTCAACTGGTAAAGTTACAAGAGTACTGAGTATAGAATGCctatatagaaatatatagCTGGCAAAGCTTTAATAGtctaaataataaatatgacaTAATGATCACTGTGACCAGTTTTGTATCTTTGTTCCTTAAGCGTATCAAGCAGCTCTGGCACTGAAGCAGGACCCAGCCAATGACTGTCAAGACAGTCAGCGAACTGTCCGCATAGTGATTCAGAAGAGGGGAATGAATGAAGCTACACTGGGGGCTGAGTATCGAAATCGCAAGATCACCATACAAAACAGTGAGTCTGAAACCCTGACGCATACATTGAAACTGAT
The genomic region above belongs to Paramisgurnus dabryanus chromosome 15, PD_genome_1.1, whole genome shotgun sequence and contains:
- the ildr2 gene encoding immunoglobulin-like domain-containing receptor 2 isoform X3; translation: MILLHDCWILFVLFSLQSVAGVQVTVKDEKKFSMLFSSVVLPCHYTTHSTQTAVVQWWYKSYCRDRTRDSFTYSETLGVHVSDLGVTSYLDCSDKSRTVRVVASAQGSSVTLAEYYKERDISIINKADLRIGQLQWGDSGVYSCKVIISDDLEGINEDQVELLVQEWVFVGVVVIGSILFLLLVGICWCQCCPHSCCCYVRCCCCPDTCCCPKHLYEAGKMAKSTPAPQIAMYQPYYVPGVPVVSSVAPSLIDPKLTVVPSSVDNNITGVRSGYRLQASQGQDAMKVVYYIERDLAHFNPTKGASHSSAGSLSELSSLHDADVDFRHTYRQIQRKGLPTISDHSDDPRLRTVSTGQGLRPSHYQSNPSLDEHDSRWNCRSEYLPRKAFDSRGRTGSLDELEEFAMSYDPHGRRKGEGPQRDFRGPQRDFEMTQRSRDHHTSYRNGPRCSRDNDDDDWHRRASPPSPPKRRATGDSERYTLRQRSYDDTYLNSLLERKARGYGERGGRGDDDSDTPSKGSSRKSNDCYQSRSPSNRPEEDEQLPPYSEREAERFKNERYRTADPAMRPFSYTRPANGPSHTLQERREERDKPRKLTTHLSRDSLIV